One Oncorhynchus kisutch isolate 150728-3 linkage group LG13, Okis_V2, whole genome shotgun sequence DNA window includes the following coding sequences:
- the LOC116376725 gene encoding transmembrane protein 100, with protein METLDPSALPGATTAVTYDSKSEMVTLPGGVVSVAGITVITGGAELSCGSCMLAFGVWGTLIGLSVVALGIWDQSVQVGGRTSHLLGLGLVVLAISFGVVGSVVGFRFLTKGRREITREEREDGKVVLIGERGRSVKKTVTV; from the coding sequence ATGGAGACCCTGGATCCCTCCGCTCTCCCAGGTGCCACCACCGCTGTGACCTATGACTCCAAATCAGAGATGGTGACCCTACCAGGAGGGGTTGTCTCTGTGGCAGGCATCACTGTGATAACCGGGGGCGCTGAACTGTCCTGTGGCTCTTGCATGCTAGCCTTTGGTGTTTGGGGCACTCTAATTGGCCTAAGCGTGGTTGCCCTGGGTATCTGGGACCAATCAGTGCAGGTCGGGGGTCGGACCTCGCACCTCCTGGGGCTGGGATTGGTGGTTCTGGCTATCAGTTTTGGGGTGGTGGGCAGTGTGGTGGGCTTTCGCTTCCTgacgaaggggaggagagagataacgagggaggagagggaggatggaaagGTGGTGCtcataggggagagagggaggagtgttaAAAAAACTGTgactgtgtaa